The nucleotide sequence TTAAAAGGCCCAAGGCCTGGTTCGAGataaacgtttttgcctggcgcctaaagatttGTAAGGAAGGCTCcctggtaagtgtgcacaggactgaAGGCTTAGGATGGATTAAAACATCAGGTGGAAAGTGAACTTCCTGAGCACAGAGTGAGCGCAAAGCAATGACCAACAGGACTTTTGATTCATGTTCAAGGGTGTTTTGTGAGGAGGGGTCTCTGTAGGGATACAAGGGGCAGTTTCCAGGAAGCTCCACCAGCACATTCCCAGTTGGAGGCCAAGACAGAAGGACACAGGAGAGGCAGCAAACGCATCCAGGGTTTACTTACTGcggatgaagaagaagatgatccCAGAGACCAGCAGGATGGCAGACATGACACCCAAAATGACTCCCACAATGAGCCCCAGGTTGACTAAAAGCGGACAAGAGACATTTTTATTCAGACtggtggcagcagctccccaaggcCTCAAGCAGGAGATTGGAGTGGAGGTGCTGAGCTATGAGCCCGGGAGGATTTTACATGTGCAAAGCAGGCCCTCTCTCTCCTGACAGGCCAAGGTCCTCTCTGTAGAGAGTTTGTTTCCACCAGAGTAAAGCATTAGAGGTCTTTATAATAACCAATTCATTTAAGGAAGACAGTTGACAGGCACACCTGATTCATCACAGACTCCAGACTTAAAAGCAGGTCTCCTCCTGCTCAGGCGCTTCAGCCTTCTCTGTCCTGAACCTGAGAGGAAGGGATTCCCTCCCCTCTGAGACCCCCCAGAGACCAGCATTACAGGCCTTCAGGGAAGACACAAACCCTTAGGAAAAAGTATCTTGtgcagggttgccatacatctggttTTTCCtagacacgtcctctttttcagacTTAAAATGTCTGTccggacaatttttttaaatgaggcaaaatgtccaggttttttGTTTGGGTGGAATCTCTGAAGTCCGTAGCGCTAGTGAGTGAGCCCTGGTCCCCTCTGCCCTGCCTGGATGAGTCTTTGACTCAAGGGCCGCTTCCATAATCCTCGCTTGCCTGCCTGTGAGGAGGAGagtctggggtgtgggtggggatgtgtgtgcatgcatgcgctCCTGCAGGGGAAGAGAGAGTTTGGCTGCTAGACATTCTGCTTGACTTCCTGCAGGCGCAGCTTTCATGCCGGTGTGTCTGTGGGATGAGCTTTGTTATTAAAAAACCCTTCTTGCTCTTCCCAGCGGTGTGCGGGTGTTTGGGCTGAGTGGAGATATATATCAGTTTTTGTAGCTGGGCGCGCTTGAGAGGAAGAGTGAGTGAGAATCTTTTTCACTGTGAAGTACAGTCAGTCTGGGACTCCCTCTTTTAAGTTCATTGCTCCTTTTTCAGCCGCAGTGATTGTAAGTTTGATTTTGAAGAAGTAAAATATGTGCCCACATTCTTTGACATCACAGCTGCTTGGGCTTAAAGGCAAAAAGGTGACAGCTAGTTTTTACCTACGACATCCAATTTGAGTTCAAGGCCTATGAGACACTTGCCAGAAATGGCTGCATCTCTGCTGAAATCTGCAGATTCCGATTCAGTCGCTTCCCTCCAGAGACACAGACAGGATCCAACTGGGGTTCCCCATCTgagctgtgctgctgctgaaggGAGCAGTTGGGTGGAAATCCCCCTCCCAGAGCCCACCCCTTCccctcctgtctgtctgtctgtctctcaccaGGCTCCTTCTCCCAGGCCACGTCCAGAGGCTTCTCCAGGCTGTCATGCTCCACGCGACACCGGAAGCGCTCCCTCTCCTCGGGGTCGATCTGGACACTGAGCAAGAGATAGTAGGTCCTGTCCGAGTTGGGGGCGACCAATCCTCGGAGGGTGCCCTCCTGCCAGACCTCCCCGTCCTTCACCCAGTTGGCATCAATCTCCTTGGGGTAGAAGCCGTGGACTTGGCAAACGAGGGTCTCCAGGCCGTCATAGTCTGCCTTCCTGGTCACCTTCACCACCGGAGCTTCTGCAAAAAGGGCCGCATTGGGGTTAACAGAGAGACACCCACAACGGGAGCCTCAATGAATCCTGCATTTTTTAAGAGCAGAGGAGCAGGGACCCaaggggcaacctagtcagaatcTCACATCTCCAGAAATTGAAATAACTGTGAATCAATGGGATTCCTCAACCTCCCTTGGCATCTCCCCCAGTCAGTGTCTATGGTGGaactgtttttagatgttttatcCTTTGTTTGCCAAAGCAGACTCCTTTGGGATGGAGGGCTGGgtacaaattaaattaatttgtcATCTTGATAAAACCCCAACGCTACTCAAACAGGACAACTTGTGTTTCCAAGATTGTCCCAGGGAGCTGCCTCTAGGCTGAGAGGGCAAATTTCACCAGGTCCCCAATGGTGGGATTCATTCAGATCCTTCGAAGCTGCAAGTCATGAACTGAGGGCAGCTCAGACTGATCCTGTTCCTCTCTTGAGGGCAAATAAATGCAGGACTCACTGCTCTCTGTTCTCTGGGACTTTTCAGCCCAATAGTTAGTGAACAAAGCCAAGAGCCCTGGGAAAGACAGAGCTCCTTTCTAGTTCTCCCGCCTGCCCTGAAAGGCTCCCTTGAGGTTGGAAAGGGCCCATCTCCCTTCTCCACGGCAGCCTCCCCTGGAGTGGAAAGGGCAGACCAGGAGGCCCAGTAAGCCAGCaacttgcacacatttaacttgaGCACATACAGCTTTAACCACTTGCCAAAAATATTCTAAAAACGAAACAGAGGCGGCGGGCGTCTGGGGAAGAAGGACTTTGGCAAACCCAATCGCCCTTGAATCCAATGTGTTTTGAtgatacacaattttggcttttaGGCACGATTCACAGAATGTAACCCTTGTTCAAAAACTGGCTCCCTGGGTAGCTGTTGTCTCAAGGGGCTGTTCCAGGATCCCACCCGCTTTGCAGTGCCTGGACTGGTTAACTCAGGTCTAGGAGGGGATGTGACTCTGCTGGGgggagcaggaaggaaggaaggtcaagCCCTTTCCCCACAGAAACCCCAAACaagacctccccaccccacccacctgtcctCAGCCGAACCTCCGTCCCAAAGAGGATGATTCCCAGCCTCCTTTGCACGTTGTCACCCTTGAAAACACTTTATTGTGGCTTTTGAGGTGAAATCCTCAACCTCAAGAAATATGCTCAGTGTCTTTGGGGTGAATTATCACCAGGCCCCATAGATGAAATTGCTCAGATCTTTCTAAGCCCGGCTAATACGTATGTGTCATTACTCAAAAAGGAAGGGTGCTAGAATTATTACATTTTTGATTAATGTTCATATCAGCAAAGCTAATAGAGACAGGAAGAAAGCCAGTCAAAACACTTGATCATTTGATTGGCCCCTGTGccagattcctgaaggcagaagagtggactgtaccatttcaagGCATGGGGAAGATGACACTTCTGAATGTTCCCCATTGAAAAAAGTCGTATACCTCACAAATAAAAAAGATAAGGTAGAAGAGGGAATTCCCATACTCTCTCACTATGTGCAGGTTTTCTGCTTCTAGGCCACGAGTGGCTAACCTACAGATTTAGTGGGGGGCTCCCCAcacattttctattttaaaaaaggttaattAATTTAGTTTTAAAGACTTTCCCCACAGGTATGTAGGGGGAGACGGGGCACATTGATGCAAGGGGCACACAGATACAccaacaatatttcaatattGAGACACTAAAACGTGTCTATACATGTGTATGACAGTTGCGACCGCGCTGCCCGCCAGTTCGCCATTGGCGTTTGACGAGAGTAGGTGTGTTTTTAGTGTGGCCAACTAAAAAATTATGTGAAATGTAAAAGTGTTCCAATGCTGTTTTTCGTCAtttagttaagatttaaaaataccTAAGGTAAATTATCCCACTCAGTGATCAGGATTACatgtgatttttaaataaattcagtGGTTTTATTAATAATTGTTAGATTTCTGAAAATGTCTGTTGGGGCACTTTGATACACTAAGACACGGGGTCCTGCTAGTGTACAATAGTGCCCCAATATACAAGTTTGCATGAAATCTCTAAACTGATTTCCTACTCAtgaaatttgaaaataaaaaaactgTTGTTGACTATGTGGCCAAAGTCTTTTCTAAATATAATATGACCGATTATCAAGTGTCATTTCTCAGGAAATATCCAGGATCTTGTATGTTTGTCTTCCCCATTGTAGAAGATAAGGCAAGCATTGATTTCAAGGATGCTGTTTTGCAGTTGCCAAAACCAAATTTCTCAAAGGGCACAACTCGAACATCAGTactttatacttttttttttaacttccgtGGATATAATGTGCAATAGAAGCTAAACGTTAAGGAAATATCTTATTTTTTATAAGCATTTTGTTTAAATCACTATTTTTGGACTACCTAATGTGAGTTCTTATACTTTTTAAAgtttttccaaagttttttttttaatgcataggTGTTTGAGGAAAAATTAATTTAAGTTTTTAAGTTTTGTTAAGAAAACCTGCCATAAAGTCTATGATATGTGTGAAACACTGTTAGTTTTGATACGTAATTTAGATTTTTAAGTAACAAATTGTAGGGCTGATTATGATCTCTCAcaataaaaatggttttttttattaaatttttgtaaataattaccATTCTCACACAATTTATGCTTTGTATCAAAGTGCCCCGTAGTTGGGACAGAATGATACAAAACCCATTTTTTAACTCAAGTCATTATATTCTCATTATCTTCTAACTTTAATGGTTCTTTTGGTTACTATTATAATATTGATTAGTTATGCCATGCATAaagccattttttttattatttgactCATTTTGGTACATAAAATATGAGAGTGGATTTTTCTGCATGAATCTGCCCCACTTTCCCCTACCCAAGTGTAAAGGCAAAAGGTTTTTCTGTATCCCGtctcaaatctgtccatttcaattttatgtttttacttaatttaaaatgcactttGCTTTCCTGGCCCCTTCATTGCTGTttctgtgccccctccccacctttgtTCTTTCTCATCCCTTATTCCAGGGGGGGTTAAGCATCTACCCCCCCATCATACTCTGAAGtgaccccctttctcctcccagaGTCCCAAACTTATTTCTGCCTCCCCCACCAAGAAAAGTGTTTGCTGTTTGGTCCAGAAAGGAAGACTgttaagggggggaggggaattggtAGGGAAACTGCCCCACTGCCCCCCTCGCCACCCCACTGCCCCCCCTCTTACCTGTCCTCAGCAGAGTCTCCTTCCCGTAGTCCAGGTATCTCTGCAGCCACTCAATGCATTCCTCCTCCAGGTAGTGCTTACTGTACTGGTTCTGGGCCAAGTCAGGATCCCACTTCCTCTTGCTCGCTTGGGCCTCCGTCTGGGCTGCCGTCCAGGTGAGGGTCTCCTTGTCGAAGGCGATGAAGTCTCTCCCATTGTAGCCGAACTGCCTATACCCTCCTTTGCGCCCATCAGACCTCAGCTCACAGCCGTACATGTACTGAAGGGTGTGGATCCCTGGAAGGACCAGAAGAGGCCCAGGAGGTCAAGGGGGGTCAGAGCAGCCCCTCCCCCACCAGGAAAAGAGCCCAGGAAAAAGGATTTATTTCCCTCAGACTCAGGGAAGAGGCAGCAGTCAGAGGGGAGAAAAATCAACCAGCATTGTATCTTTCTGAAGGCTCATCCGCATAACACGTTCACTGAGGGAAACGCTACAATCCTGAGCCTCTAAAGCCCCCCTTTAATTGCCCTCCTCTCTCTCATCACCtcacagtctctcccccccccccccgcttgcaggGTCAGAGGTTGTTGTGAGTGAACATATcaaacgacacagcgattcttcaaacagctcttgtttacttagatgccagaacagaactgactgaagggctcagtcagcctgcttatatagagctccagtacaacgttactgtagcaactttctaaaactatccaatcactaaatgtcactttcaatccttcatttgcataaaaactatccaatcactgaacgtcactttcgatccttcatttgcataactatctacagtatccccctgctgacccagggtgagaacttcagtacataacacccctccccaccgagataaggtgTTAGTTACAAttgtaatggtttccttatatacagcatcacacgtaatggttcaatcaggcacaaaagcatatcggttacattgcacatacttagaccaacagtgttaCATgcccaacaacatagtcctttaaatgagttgggtgcttggaaactctgccagaccgccggggactggtagccaagtccggggggccacccaattcttgctgaggctgtggtgcgaccctaggaggcgttgaaaccaagtcccctggatccgctgctgtgggtggaacctccgcaagtggagttggcggaatgtcaggcatggcagtggtctgagtctgtggtaagtctggcagaccctctgaagtggcttggttcggctccacgctggcagtttgcaaGAGGTGTAGGTGGATCCTCAccatctgtaagtgtctgttCCGGAGCCATGAGCACAGTTGGGGGCaccacggtagtgtccaagtccccaaccctgcgcctaagctggtctatgtgccggcaCCACAAGCGTCCGTCTTCGGGTGCCACTtcgtacgagcgaggtccagtgactcccactactgtg is from Podarcis muralis chromosome 2, rPodMur119.hap1.1, whole genome shotgun sequence and encodes:
- the LOC114591132 gene encoding class I histocompatibility antigen, F10 alpha chain-like, which translates into the protein MGVLLLRWPPLILGAAAHLLLLLDCAGSTSHSLRYFYTAVSEPGQGLPQFITVGYVDDQQIDQYDSDTKEALPQVPWIRKVEKEDPQYWNTETQKSQGSELSFRESLQTLQNRYNQSGGIHTLQYMYGCELRSDGRKGGYRQFGYNGRDFIAFDKETLTWTAAQTEAQASKRKWDPDLAQNQYSKHYLEEECIEWLQRYLDYGKETLLRTEAPVVKVTRKADYDGLETLVCQVHGFYPKEIDANWVKDGEVWQEGTLRGLVAPNSDRTYYLLLSVQIDPEERERFRCRVEHDSLEKPLDVAWEKEPVNLGLIVGVILGVMSAILLVSGIIFFFIRRQQSEKSAYKAASTNDQGSDSSTKVLL